The following DNA comes from Winogradskyella sp. PG-2.
CTGCTAATAGGCCAGATTTTTCAAGTTTTTTAAGACGTTGATGAATTGCAGCTCCTGAGATTCCTACATTTCTAGCAATTTCTAGAATTGGAGTTCTAGCATCTGCCATTAAGGCTCTAAGTATCTTTTTATCAATACCATCAATATAAATGCCTTTATCATTAACCTTCATGAGTAATTCTATTTAGAATTTGAAAGTTAAAAATAAGAAAACGATTTCAAATTGAAGTTTTAATGCATTAAAACTTCAGTTCAAATGTTTAAAGGGTTGTAACCTAAATAAGGGACTTCATGTTCAGAGAAATTAACACCATAGGTTTTAAGCTCTTCTAATATTGGATTATAGACTTCTTTTGTAATTGGGATTTGAACACCAGGTGTTTTTATTTTGCCATTAAGAATAGCTATGGTTGCAATGGCAACTGGTAATCCTACAGTTTTTGCCATTGCAGTATAAGTTTGATCCTCACCTACAGTGACCATTGTAGAGTCAATTTGATGTTTTTCGCCATTAAGTTCATAGCCAAATTTATGATACATAACAATCATATCCTTGTCTTCTTTACTTAATGTCCAACTATCCATTAGTATTTTTTGTAAAATTTTAGCAGGTGTCGCTTTATCTAGTTCTACCATTTTGTTAGCATTAAAAATATCTAATTCTAAAAACTTATCCCAAACGATATCATCTTGATCAATTTTTAAAGCATGTCTAAATTTAAGTTCTACTGAATCTGTTGGACTATATGGTAAAAAGGCGTTTACAAAATCGCGATAACTCATATTAGCACTATCGTCAATGGTATAACTATCGTCAGTCATACCTAATTGAACGAAAATATTCCAAGCACGACTAAAGCCCACGCGTCTCATAGTACCACGATATAAAGTTTTAACGTGATCTAAGCCATAAACATGTTGATATTTTAATGAATCTCTATTAGCATAAGCTTCAAAACGGCCATATTTCTCAACTTCTAAAAATTCAGTACGTCTAAATAACCTGTGATATGGAATGTATTTAAATTGATCTTCTTGTAAAAATTTTGCTGCTCCACCTTGTCCTGCAACAACTACATTTCTTGGGTTCCATGTAAACTTATAATTCCAAAGGTTGTTATCACTTTCAGGAGCTACTAAACCACCAGTGAAAGATTCGAATAAAATCATTTTACCACCCTTGTCTCTTATTTGATCAATGACTTGCATGGCACTCATATGGTCAATACCAGGATCCACACCAATTTCATTCATAAAAACAAGATTATTGGCTTTTGCATCATTATGCAAGGCTTGCATTTCTTTACTAACATATGATGCAGTTACCATGTGTTTTTTGTAGGTTATGCAGTCTTTTGCAACTTCAATATGAAAGCGTGCAGGCAACATAGAAATTACAATATCTGCACTTTTAACTGCTGCTATTCGAGATTCAGTATTAAAGACATCTAGATGAACAATATCAGCTTTTGCGTCATTTCCCACAAGCTTTGTTACATTGTCAACATTAAGATCACCAATGGTAATATGAAGATTTTCAGACTGAGATTTGTCGAGTAAATATTTTATAAGGTATGATGATGATTTTCCAGCACCAATGATTAAAATTTTTCGCATAATGGGTTTATATGACTAATTTTGTATGGCACGAATGTAATAAATCCAAAAGGTATTACAGACCGAAATTTTACTTTAATTATGAACAAAAAGTTATTAGTTACAGGATCAGTTTTAGGAATTTTAGGAATTATATTAGGTGCTTGGTCAGCCCATGGCTTAGAGAAATTTGTTGATACTGATGCAGTTAAATCTTTTGAAACTGGTGTACGATATCAAATGTACCATGCTTTTTTACTTTTAATTCTAGGAAGCACCTCTTTTATAAATTTAAGGTTCAAAAAAATCATATTCTATTTAGTAATTATAGGTCTCATTTTCTTCTCAGGTTCTATTTATGGTCTCGCCACAAATGACCTTACAAGCTTTAATTTTGAGAGTATTGCGATGATTACTCCAGTTGGTGGATTATCTTTAATTATTTCATGGTTGATTATGTTAATCGGTATTTTGAGAAATAAGGTCGATTAATGCTAATTCACAATGTCGTTTTGAAATAAAATGATAATTTTGCATCCTAAACAACACAAAAATTATGGTAAACCATACATCATTAACGAAAACGATTTCGTTAGATCAATACGGCATAAAAAATGCTAAAGTTAATTATCAGCTATCTTCAGACGAGTTACATGCTGAAACAATCTCTAAAGGCCAAGGGGTGGAATCTTCTTCTGGTGCCTTAGCGGTTAATACTGGTGAATTTACAGGGCGTTCTCCAATGGACAGATTCATTGTAAAGGATGCCATTACTGAAGACAAAGTTTGGTGGGGAAATATTAACATTCCCTTCGAGAGTGATAAATTTCAAAAGCTTTATGATAAAGTTGTAGACTACTTATCTGATAAAGAACTTTATGTTAGAGATAGTTATGCGTGTGCAGACGAAGATTACAAACTAAATATTAGAGTAATTAACGAATACCCTTGGAGTAACATGTTTGCTTACAACATGTTTTTACGACCAACAGAAGATGAGTTAAAAGATTTTTCGCCTGAGTGGACTGTAGTAAATGCACCAGGTTTTATGGCAGATGCAGAAATTGATGGTACACGTCAGCACAATTTTGCGATTTTAGATTTTACTCGTAAAGTTGCTTTAATAGGTGGTACTGGTTATACAGGCGAAATTAAAAAAGGTATTTTCTCTGCTTTGAATTTTATTCTGCCAGTTTATAAAGATACATTACCTATGCATTGTAGCTCAAATGTTGGCAAAGATGGTGATACTGCGATTTTCTTTGGTTTATCTGGTACAGGAAAAACAACACTATCAACAGATGCTAATCGTAGCTTAATTGGTGACGATGAGCACGGTTGGACTAAAGAAAATACGGTGTTTAATTTTGAAGGTGGCTGTTATGCTAAAGTAATTAACCTATCTCAAGAACAAGAGCCAGAAATTTATGATGCTATAAAGAAAGGAGCTATTCTCGAAAATGTGATTATGGATGATAACGGAGTAGTTGATTTTGCAGATACTTCTATTACGCAAAATACAAGAGTTAGCTATCCTATTTATCACATAGAGAATATTAGAAAACCTTCAGCAGGTAAAAACCCAAAAAATATATTTTTCTTAACAGCAGACGCCTTTGGTGTTCTTCCTCCAATTTCAAAATTAACACCTAGTCAGGCTGCTTATCACTTCATTTCTGGTTATACTGCTAAAGTTGCAGGTACAGAAGCAGGAGTTGTAGAGCCTGTTCCTAGTTTTTCAGCTTGTTTTGGCGCACCTTTTATGCCATTACATCCTACTGAATATGCAGATATGTTGAGTAAAAAGATGTTAGAAGCTGGTGTAAATGTGTGGTTAGTAAATACAGGTTGGACAGGTGGTCCTTATGGAGTAGGCACACGAATGAAATTAAAATACACTCGTGCAATGATTAATGCGGCTTTAAATGGGGATTTAGGCTTATATAATTATGATGATTATCATATTCACTCTGTATTTGGAGTAGCCCAACCAAGAAGTTGTCCAGGAGTACCAACAGAAGTATTGAGCCCAAGATCAACATGGAATGATGATGAAGCATATTACAAAATGGCATTTAAACTATCTAATGCGTTTAGAGAAAACTTTAAGAAGTTTGAATCTTATGCATCAGAAGAAATTAGACGTGGAGGTCCACAGCGTTATGCACATTAAATAAATTAAGAGTAATAAAAAAGCGATTCTATTTATTTAGAATCGCTTTTTTTTGTAATCTCTATTATTAAGAGTTATTTCCCTTTGTTAACAGAATCAATATATTTCTGTAGAGCCATAGTCATTGAAGGGGTTTCTGGAGTTGGTGCAGATATATCCACTCGCAATCCTTTTTCTTTTACCGCTTTTACAGTGGTATTTCCAAATACAGCAATACGCGTTTCGTTTTGCTTAAAATCCGGGAAATTATGAAATAACGATTCTATACCAGATGGACTAAAGAATACTAATATATCGTAAGTAACATTTGATAAATCAGATAAATCGCTTATTACAGTTTTATAGAATGTAGCTTGCTTCCAGTTTACCCCTAAATCGTCTAGCATTTCAGGAATAATTGGTTTTACCTTATCTGTTGTAGGTAGTAAAAATGTTTCGTCCTTGTATTTTTTAATAAGTGGAGACAATTCAGCAAACGTACGTTTACCAACGTAAATTTTACGTTTTCTGTAGACCACATATTTTTGTAAATAGTAAGCAACAGCTTCAGACTGACAAAAGTATTTCATAGAATCAGGCACTTTAAAGCGCAATTCATCAGCGACTCTAAAGAAATGATCAACAGAATTTCTACTCGTTAATATGATTGCTGTAAATTTACTAAGGTCAATTTTTTGCTGTCTAATGTCCTTAGAAGATACACCTTCAACATGAATGAAGGGTCTAAAGTCCACTTTTACTTTTTGCTTTTCTTGCAAATCAAAGTATGGAGAGTTCTCTATTTTAGGCTCTGGTTGCGATACTAAAATTGTTTTCACTTTCATACGTAAACCATTGTTTTAAGCGTTATATTCCCTAATGACCTTATATAAAAGCACATAAGGGCCAATTTCGAGAGCGCAAAGATACAACAAAAAATAGAAAAAATTGGGATTTATTATTTTTTGATAGTTTTTGAAAGAAGTTAAAAAACCTATGAGATTAATGAGGCAAATCAAGATAAAGGTTGCTATTATAACAACATTTGCATTAGTACTTGTATATAGCAGAAGTAAGTTGGCAATTAAAAATATAATACCTGAATAATTTTTAAAGGTTGTTTTTTGAAATAAGTAGTTGTCTATGAGGCTATCAATTTCAAAGAGACTACCTATAAGGCGCTCTAAGAGTACTTTAATTATAATAATAGTTGAAATGGCAAATAATAGCTTTAAAAATATGGTAAGCTCAAATGTTAGCGGAGATACGAATGTGGTATAGCTGTAGTAAATAAATATACTTGATGATAAAGCTAAATTTATAAAAAGGAAACTATCAAATTGATCGACAAATTTTTGATCTTTTGTATATATTTTAAGGTATTTAGAATTTCCTATAACATATAAGAAATCATTAAACCTCATCGTATTTAAAAATTTAGCTGCAACAATAGCAAGTAAACCTATAATTGTGAATATAGTGAACCACTCATGGGTAATCAAATTTCGCATAGTGCTAAATTATAAAGAAAAATAGGCTTAACATAATTAGTTAATCATATCTATCAAAAAAGTTAATTACAATAGATAATCCATTAAAAACTTTACATTTGTTGAAATTCTAAAAGTCGCTTAAAAGCACATTTAAATGTTGGTTAATGTCTGACGCAATAGTAATCATACCTACTTACAATGAGATAGAAAATATAGAGTCTATTATTAGAGCTGTGTTTTCGCAAGACAAGGATTTTCATGTCTTAATTGTAGATGATAATTCACCTGATAAAACTGCAAAACAAGTCAAAGAATTACAAAAAGAGTTTTCTAACCAGTTATTTTTATTAGAACGTGAACAGAAAAGTGGATTAGGTTCGGCTTACATTTCAGGGTTTAAATGGGCTCTAGAAAAAGCCTATGATTATATTTTTGAAATGGACGCAGACTTTTCGCATAATCCAGATGACCTCCTAAAACTATATAATGCTTGTGCAATAGATCATGCAGATATTTCAGTTGGCTCTAGATATGTAAAAGGAATTACAGTTGTTAATTGGCCTATGTCTCGAATTTTATTATCCTATGGAGCATCTCGTTATGTGAGACTCATAACACAAATGAAGGTTAAAGATTCTACAGCAGGATTTATTTGTTATAAAAGAATTGTTTTAGAGACCATTAACCTTAATAAAATTAAGTTTGTTGGTTATGCGTTTCAAATAGAAATGAAATTTAAAGCCTTTAAAAAAGGTTTTAAAATTGTTGAAATTCCTGTTATCTTTAAAGATAGAACTAAAGGAAAATCAAAAATGAGTGGAAGTATAATTTCTGAAGCTATTTTTGGAGTGATAAGTTTAAAACTAAAAAGTTTATTTACTAAGTAGAACGAATGATGAAGCGAAATACCCTCATAAAAAACGCTAAAATAGTCAACGAAGGAAAAATTGTTGAAGGTGATATTTTAATAGAAAATAATATTATTAAAGAAATAGAATCTTCTATTAGTGCAAAATCAGCAGATATTGTTGTTATTGATGCTGAAGGTAATTATGTGTTGCCAGGTATGATAGATGATCAGGTACATTTTAGAGAACCAGGTCTCACACATAAGGGAAATATAGAAACCGAATCTAGAGCAGCTTTGGCAGGAGGAATCACCTCATTTATAGAAATGCCAAATACGAACCCACAAACTACAACTGTTGAGAATTTAGAACAAAAATTTGATATAGCGGCAAAGTCCTCATATGCTAATTACTCATTTATGTTTGGTGGGACTAATGATAATTTAGATGAAATCTTAAAGGTAGATTCTAAAACTGTCGCAGGTTTGAAATTATTTCTGGGCTCATCTACAGGAAATATGTTAGTTGATGATCCAAAAGTTATTGAAAAAATATTTTCAAGTACAGATATGGTAATTTCCGTCCATTGCGAGGATGAAGCGACTATAAGAGATAATTTAGCAAAATACAAGTCACAATATGGTGATGATATTCCAATGGAAAAGCATCCTATTATAAGAAGTGAGGAAGCTTGTTATTTATCATCATCAAAAGCTATTGAATTAGCAAAAAAGACAGGAGCCAGATTACATGTATTTCATTTATCAACAGGAAAAGAAACTAGTCTTTTTTCAAATAAAATTCCTTTAAAAGATAAGAAGATTACAGCAGAAGTTTGCATACATCATTTATGGTTTTCTGATAAGGATTATGCTAAAAAGGGAAGCCATATAAAATGGAATCCAGCAGTAAAAACAGCAACAGATAGAGCCCAACTTTGGGAAGCACTTTTAGATGATCGAATTGATGTTATTGCCACTGATCACGCACCTCATACATTAGAAGAAAAAAA
Coding sequences within:
- a CDS encoding DUF4271 domain-containing protein; translated protein: MRNLITHEWFTIFTIIGLLAIVAAKFLNTMRFNDFLYVIGNSKYLKIYTKDQKFVDQFDSFLFINLALSSSIFIYYSYTTFVSPLTFELTIFLKLLFAISTIIIIKVLLERLIGSLFEIDSLIDNYLFQKTTFKNYSGIIFLIANLLLLYTSTNANVVIIATFILICLINLIGFLTSFKNYQKIINPNFFYFLLYLCALEIGPYVLLYKVIREYNA
- a CDS encoding uroporphyrinogen-III synthase, with the translated sequence MKVKTILVSQPEPKIENSPYFDLQEKQKVKVDFRPFIHVEGVSSKDIRQQKIDLSKFTAIILTSRNSVDHFFRVADELRFKVPDSMKYFCQSEAVAYYLQKYVVYRKRKIYVGKRTFAELSPLIKKYKDETFLLPTTDKVKPIIPEMLDDLGVNWKQATFYKTVISDLSDLSNVTYDILVFFSPSGIESLFHNFPDFKQNETRIAVFGNTTVKAVKEKGLRVDISAPTPETPSMTMALQKYIDSVNKGK
- the pckA gene encoding phosphoenolpyruvate carboxykinase (ATP) → MVNHTSLTKTISLDQYGIKNAKVNYQLSSDELHAETISKGQGVESSSGALAVNTGEFTGRSPMDRFIVKDAITEDKVWWGNINIPFESDKFQKLYDKVVDYLSDKELYVRDSYACADEDYKLNIRVINEYPWSNMFAYNMFLRPTEDELKDFSPEWTVVNAPGFMADAEIDGTRQHNFAILDFTRKVALIGGTGYTGEIKKGIFSALNFILPVYKDTLPMHCSSNVGKDGDTAIFFGLSGTGKTTLSTDANRSLIGDDEHGWTKENTVFNFEGGCYAKVINLSQEQEPEIYDAIKKGAILENVIMDDNGVVDFADTSITQNTRVSYPIYHIENIRKPSAGKNPKNIFFLTADAFGVLPPISKLTPSQAAYHFISGYTAKVAGTEAGVVEPVPSFSACFGAPFMPLHPTEYADMLSKKMLEAGVNVWLVNTGWTGGPYGVGTRMKLKYTRAMINAALNGDLGLYNYDDYHIHSVFGVAQPRSCPGVPTEVLSPRSTWNDDEAYYKMAFKLSNAFRENFKKFESYASEEIRRGGPQRYAH
- a CDS encoding saccharopine dehydrogenase family protein, which codes for MRKILIIGAGKSSSYLIKYLLDKSQSENLHITIGDLNVDNVTKLVGNDAKADIVHLDVFNTESRIAAVKSADIVISMLPARFHIEVAKDCITYKKHMVTASYVSKEMQALHNDAKANNLVFMNEIGVDPGIDHMSAMQVIDQIRDKGGKMILFESFTGGLVAPESDNNLWNYKFTWNPRNVVVAGQGGAAKFLQEDQFKYIPYHRLFRRTEFLEVEKYGRFEAYANRDSLKYQHVYGLDHVKTLYRGTMRRVGFSRAWNIFVQLGMTDDSYTIDDSANMSYRDFVNAFLPYSPTDSVELKFRHALKIDQDDIVWDKFLELDIFNANKMVELDKATPAKILQKILMDSWTLSKEDKDMIVMYHKFGYELNGEKHQIDSTMVTVGEDQTYTAMAKTVGLPVAIATIAILNGKIKTPGVQIPITKEVYNPILEELKTYGVNFSEHEVPYLGYNPLNI
- a CDS encoding polyprenol monophosphomannose synthase produces the protein MSDAIVIIPTYNEIENIESIIRAVFSQDKDFHVLIVDDNSPDKTAKQVKELQKEFSNQLFLLEREQKSGLGSAYISGFKWALEKAYDYIFEMDADFSHNPDDLLKLYNACAIDHADISVGSRYVKGITVVNWPMSRILLSYGASRYVRLITQMKVKDSTAGFICYKRIVLETINLNKIKFVGYAFQIEMKFKAFKKGFKIVEIPVIFKDRTKGKSKMSGSIISEAIFGVISLKLKSLFTK
- a CDS encoding dihydroorotase; translation: MMKRNTLIKNAKIVNEGKIVEGDILIENNIIKEIESSISAKSADIVVIDAEGNYVLPGMIDDQVHFREPGLTHKGNIETESRAALAGGITSFIEMPNTNPQTTTVENLEQKFDIAAKSSYANYSFMFGGTNDNLDEILKVDSKTVAGLKLFLGSSTGNMLVDDPKVIEKIFSSTDMVISVHCEDEATIRDNLAKYKSQYGDDIPMEKHPIIRSEEACYLSSSKAIELAKKTGARLHVFHLSTGKETSLFSNKIPLKDKKITAEVCIHHLWFSDKDYAKKGSHIKWNPAVKTATDRAQLWEALLDDRIDVIATDHAPHTLEEKNNPYTSAPSGGPLVQHAYVALLEAYHQGKISIQKIVEKACHNPAILFDVEKRGYVKEGFYADLVIADLNNPWTVNKENILYKCGWSPFEGSTFKSRITHTFVNGKLAYNNFKVLDVKAGQRLTFNR
- a CDS encoding DUF423 domain-containing protein; its protein translation is MNKKLLVTGSVLGILGIILGAWSAHGLEKFVDTDAVKSFETGVRYQMYHAFLLLILGSTSFINLRFKKIIFYLVIIGLIFFSGSIYGLATNDLTSFNFESIAMITPVGGLSLIISWLIMLIGILRNKVD